In Acidobacteriota bacterium, the following proteins share a genomic window:
- a CDS encoding metallophosphoesterase family protein, which produces MKYLILSDIHGNLEALKAVRKHSLPYDRVICLGDLVGYGASPNEVIRKVRKMKPVGIVRGNHDKVCSGQDSGHNFNNNAYLSALWTQQNLDEKSRSYLQTIPMGPVQIDKLITICHGSPMDEDHYILYQFDAQLCFQCFDTVLCFFGHSHVPGLFVLDTRPNHFFYFIPRDSTEFQLDLNGYRRYLINPGSVGQPRDSDPRASFAHLDTDTGLLSFFKIEYSIREAADKIRSAGLPVFLADRLFGGI; this is translated from the coding sequence ATGAAGTACCTGATCCTGTCAGATATCCATGGGAACCTGGAGGCCTTGAAGGCCGTGCGGAAGCACTCGCTTCCCTACGACCGCGTCATCTGCCTGGGGGACCTGGTGGGATACGGGGCCTCGCCCAACGAGGTGATCCGCAAGGTCCGGAAGATGAAACCCGTCGGCATCGTCCGCGGCAATCACGACAAGGTGTGCAGCGGCCAGGACTCCGGCCACAATTTCAACAACAACGCCTACCTCAGCGCCCTCTGGACCCAGCAGAACCTCGACGAGAAGAGCCGCAGCTACCTCCAGACGATCCCCATGGGCCCCGTCCAGATCGACAAGCTGATCACCATCTGCCACGGGTCGCCCATGGACGAGGACCACTACATCCTCTACCAGTTCGACGCCCAGCTCTGCTTCCAGTGCTTCGACACCGTTCTCTGCTTTTTCGGCCACTCCCACGTGCCGGGGCTCTTCGTGCTGGACACCCGCCCGAACCACTTCTTCTACTTCATCCCCCGCGACTCGACGGAATTTCAGCTCGACCTCAACGGCTACCGCCGCTACCTGATCAACCCGGGCTCGGTCGGCCAGCCGCGGGACAGCGATCCCCGCGCCTCCTTCGCCCACCTCGACACGGACACCGGCCTTCTCTCCTTCTTCAAAATCGAGTACTCCATCCGGGAGGCCGCCGACAAGATCCGCAGCGCCGGTCTGCCCGTCTTCCTGGCCGATCGCCTTTTCGGCGGGATTTGA
- a CDS encoding helix-turn-helix domain-containing protein — MQGTKSKFGIRECLEAYVSECLRTGVKFKDTLLQAEMEFVMQVLASTGYNVSKAAEILEINRNTLRKKIEQFKSFERFNHHQSLHSGR; from the coding sequence ATGCAGGGCACAAAATCGAAATTCGGGATCAGGGAATGCCTGGAAGCGTACGTCTCGGAGTGCCTCCGGACGGGTGTGAAGTTCAAGGACACCCTCCTCCAGGCGGAGATGGAATTCGTGATGCAGGTCCTGGCCTCCACCGGTTACAACGTCTCCAAGGCCGCGGAGATCCTGGAGATCAACCGGAACACCCTGCGAAAGAAAATCGAGCAGTTCAAGAGTTTTGAGCGATTCAACCACCACCAGAGCCTTCATTCCGGCCGCTGA
- a CDS encoding pseudouridine synthase, producing MERIQKIIARCTRYSRRAAEDLIREGRVAVNGKPAGIGDQADPETDRITLDGKPLVAAPKPEYILLNKPRGYLCSVSDPEGRHTVLELIQPRSKVYPVGRLDMYSMGLVLLTNDGDLTVHMTKAGRHCPKVYLVKVAGMPGEHLLDQLRKGIQAEGVRYAPCEVEARRSKPGSYSWFKVTLFQGKNRQLRKMFEAIHHPVFQIKRIAIGPLTDSGLEVGQWRRLTDEEIGQLKRMPVKLGKGSPVTRASRVTGPEAPDEGKKGRHRPPGRPSPPNEKGRETEHRSERPPRREGREGRTTGRPRPQREGERRKGGPRRPDRSAPPRKETLGNKRFRPPRGGAGHDKRFRQPRGESPGGKRFRPPPEEAPDDNRVRQPRGESPGKKRFRPTPEQAPDDNRVRQPRGESPGKKRFRPPREENPGGNRVRPPRKGAERPEGGNRPDRPRRRPPEKPAAPGSAPLAGDARKTRLTGHRSERTSRTSHDRKAEPRATPENPSRPRRPAGKPFKGKRPGRPPRH from the coding sequence ATGGAAAGAATTCAGAAGATCATCGCCCGGTGCACCCGCTACTCCCGGCGGGCCGCCGAGGACCTCATCCGCGAGGGTCGGGTTGCCGTCAACGGAAAACCGGCCGGGATCGGCGACCAGGCGGACCCGGAGACCGACCGGATCACCCTGGACGGGAAACCGCTCGTCGCGGCGCCGAAACCGGAGTACATCCTCCTGAACAAACCCCGGGGGTACCTCTGCTCCGTGTCCGACCCGGAGGGGCGTCACACCGTTCTCGAGCTGATCCAGCCGCGGTCGAAGGTCTATCCCGTGGGGCGGCTGGACATGTATTCCATGGGCCTCGTCCTGCTGACCAACGACGGGGACCTCACCGTCCACATGACGAAAGCGGGACGGCACTGCCCGAAGGTTTACCTGGTCAAGGTGGCGGGAATGCCCGGAGAGCACCTCCTGGACCAGCTCCGGAAGGGGATCCAGGCCGAGGGGGTCCGCTACGCCCCCTGCGAGGTGGAGGCCCGCCGCAGCAAGCCGGGGTCCTACAGCTGGTTCAAGGTGACCCTCTTCCAGGGGAAGAACCGGCAGCTCCGCAAGATGTTCGAGGCCATTCACCACCCGGTCTTCCAGATCAAGCGGATCGCCATCGGCCCCCTGACCGATTCGGGGCTCGAGGTCGGCCAGTGGCGCCGTCTCACGGACGAGGAGATCGGGCAGCTGAAGCGGATGCCCGTCAAACTGGGGAAAGGCTCCCCGGTCACCCGGGCGTCGCGCGTCACGGGCCCCGAGGCGCCGGACGAGGGGAAAAAAGGTCGCCACCGGCCCCCCGGGCGACCTTCGCCCCCGAACGAAAAGGGCCGGGAAACCGAACACCGGTCCGAGCGACCCCCTCGCCGTGAAGGCCGGGAGGGCCGAACCACCGGCCGGCCGCGCCCCCAGCGCGAAGGCGAAAGGCGGAAAGGCGGTCCCCGCCGTCCCGACCGGTCCGCCCCGCCCCGGAAGGAAACTCTTGGCAACAAACGGTTTCGCCCGCCCCGGGGGGGAGCCGGTCACGACAAGCGGTTCCGTCAGCCCCGGGGTGAATCCCCCGGCGGCAAGCGGTTTCGCCCGCCCCCGGAGGAGGCTCCCGACGACAACCGGGTTCGTCAGCCCCGGGGTGAATCCCCCGGCAAGAAACGGTTTCGCCCGACCCCGGAACAGGCTCCCGACGACAACCGGGTTCGTCAGCCCCGGGGTGAATCCCCCGGCAAGAAACGGTTTCGCCCGCCCCGGGAGGAAAACCCCGGCGGCAACCGGGTTCGCCCCCCCCGGAAGGGCGCCGAGCGGCCGGAGGGCGGGAACCGTCCCGACAGGCCCCGGCGAAGGCCGCCGGAAAAGCCCGCCGCCCCCGGGAGTGCGCCTCTGGCCGGGGACGCCCGGAAAACCCGTTTGACCGGGCACCGTTCCGAACGCACCAGCCGGACTTCTCACGACCGGAAGGCCGAACCCCGGGCGACCCCGGAGAACCCTTCCCGCCCCCGGCGCCCCGCGGGAAAACCGTTCAAGGGAAAGCGCCCGGGCCGTCCCCCCCGGCACTGA
- a CDS encoding manganese efflux pump yields the protein MEPLTVIGIAVGLAMDAFAVAIATSVTLRTVSGRQYFRLSFHFGFFQFMMPLAGWLLGTGFASYMADYDHWVAFGLLGFIGGRMIHGALAGRAPEPAAPRGGDGDGPAGPVSGRTGRPNDPTRGWSLVLLSVATSIDALAVGVSFAMLDHRVFLPCVAIGVITAGITLLGMRIGGRLGVRFGCRMEIVGGLILVGIGTRILVQHLAV from the coding sequence ATGGAACCCCTCACCGTCATCGGCATCGCCGTGGGTTTGGCCATGGACGCTTTCGCCGTGGCCATCGCCACGAGCGTGACCTTGCGGACGGTGAGCGGCCGCCAGTATTTCAGGCTCTCCTTCCACTTCGGTTTTTTCCAGTTCATGATGCCCCTGGCCGGCTGGCTGCTCGGGACCGGTTTCGCGTCGTACATGGCGGACTACGACCACTGGGTTGCGTTCGGCCTGTTGGGGTTCATCGGGGGCCGGATGATCCACGGGGCCCTGGCGGGCCGGGCGCCCGAACCCGCTGCGCCGCGGGGAGGGGACGGTGACGGGCCGGCGGGGCCGGTTTCGGGACGGACCGGACGCCCGAACGACCCCACGCGGGGATGGTCCCTGGTCCTGCTGTCGGTTGCGACCAGCATCGACGCCCTGGCGGTCGGGGTCTCCTTCGCGATGCTGGACCACCGGGTGTTCCTGCCCTGCGTCGCCATCGGCGTCATCACCGCCGGGATCACCCTTCTGGGGATGCGTATCGGGGGGCGGCTCGGGGTCCGGTTCGGATGCCGGATGGAAATCGTGGGCGGCCTGATCCTCGTCGGCATCGGCACCCGGATTCTGGTCCAGCACCTGGCGGTCTGA
- a CDS encoding response regulator, with product MSKRRKEQPAPLTNPAPGANGGAGFDLFRPVSGTSFWEWDVHSGETVIALRILELFETPANGVRPAPPGLKDIIHPDDYPDFLARMNEHLEGLTPVLVSDFRVRDRSGEWRWVQNRGRVMSRDAGGWPLRMVGMATDITDLRGEQERARFIEERLLQAQKLEAIGTLASGIAHDFNNVLSVILGFTELAVEHPGLDAEVLRNLNHVLKAGKRARDLVNRILAFGHRGEPEFIPIRLQEVIDEAYLFLRPTIPASIDIRLDVDPACPQILGDLTQVQQVLVNLMTNAYHAMMELDKPETADSHRMTVSLAVTDVRENVPGVFELPPGRCATLSVADTGMGMPAEVIERIFEPYFTTKEVGFGHGLGLPVVYGIVKAHHGAIVVRSEPGKGSTFQIHFPLCLSGGIPDDAPLPDDLAALRGRERVLVADDERFVARLYRQILTGYGYRVTTCGSGHEALDRFEQNPGGIDALVIDLTMPKLSGFELARKVRKVRPDVPIVICTGFSVPSILPEARKMGIEHVIQKPFPMVTLAKVLRAALDRPPRQ from the coding sequence TTGAGCAAGCGACGTAAAGAACAGCCGGCCCCCCTGACCAACCCCGCTCCCGGCGCCAACGGGGGGGCGGGGTTCGACCTTTTCCGCCCGGTTTCCGGCACCAGTTTCTGGGAGTGGGACGTCCATTCGGGGGAGACCGTGATCGCCCTCCGGATCTTGGAGCTTTTCGAAACCCCGGCCAACGGGGTGCGCCCCGCCCCCCCCGGCCTGAAGGACATCATCCACCCGGACGATTACCCGGATTTTTTGGCACGGATGAACGAACACCTCGAGGGGCTGACGCCCGTCCTGGTGTCGGACTTCCGGGTCCGGGACCGGTCGGGGGAGTGGCGGTGGGTCCAGAACCGCGGGCGGGTGATGTCCCGGGACGCCGGAGGCTGGCCCCTTCGGATGGTGGGCATGGCCACGGACATCACCGACCTCCGTGGCGAGCAGGAACGGGCCCGGTTCATCGAGGAGAGGCTCCTCCAGGCGCAGAAACTGGAAGCCATCGGGACCCTCGCGTCGGGCATCGCCCACGACTTCAACAACGTCCTCAGCGTCATCCTGGGTTTCACGGAACTGGCGGTCGAGCATCCCGGCCTGGACGCCGAGGTCCTCCGAAACCTCAATCACGTCCTGAAAGCGGGAAAACGCGCCCGGGACCTGGTCAACCGCATCCTGGCCTTCGGGCACCGGGGCGAGCCGGAATTCATCCCGATCCGGCTCCAGGAGGTCATCGACGAGGCGTACCTGTTCCTGCGCCCGACGATCCCCGCCAGCATCGACATCCGCCTCGACGTGGACCCTGCCTGCCCCCAGATCCTCGGCGACCTCACCCAGGTCCAGCAGGTGCTCGTCAACCTCATGACGAACGCCTACCACGCCATGATGGAGCTGGACAAACCCGAGACCGCGGACAGTCACCGGATGACCGTCAGCCTCGCCGTCACCGACGTCCGGGAGAACGTGCCCGGGGTGTTCGAACTCCCGCCCGGCCGCTGCGCCACCCTCTCCGTCGCCGACACGGGGATGGGCATGCCCGCCGAGGTCATCGAACGGATCTTCGAGCCCTACTTCACCACCAAGGAGGTCGGTTTCGGGCACGGCCTCGGCCTCCCCGTGGTCTACGGGATCGTGAAAGCGCACCACGGCGCCATCGTGGTCCGCAGCGAGCCCGGAAAAGGGAGCACCTTCCAGATCCACTTCCCGCTCTGCCTTTCCGGGGGCATCCCCGACGACGCCCCCCTCCCGGACGACCTCGCCGCCCTCCGGGGCCGCGAACGGGTGCTGGTGGCGGACGACGAGCGCTTTGTGGCCCGGCTGTACCGGCAGATCCTCACGGGGTACGGCTACCGGGTCACCACCTGTGGATCGGGCCACGAGGCCCTGGACCGCTTCGAGCAGAACCCGGGGGGGATCGACGCCCTCGTGATCGACCTGACGATGCCGAAGCTCTCCGGTTTCGAGCTGGCCCGGAAAGTCCGCAAGGTGCGGCCGGACGTCCCCATCGTCATCTGCACCGGGTTCAGCGTGCCTTCGATCCTCCCGGAAGCACGCAAGATGGGCATCGAACACGTCATCCAGAAACCCTTCCCCATGGTCACCCTGGCGAAGGTCCTCCGGGCCGCCCTCGACCGGCCGCCCCGACAATAA
- a CDS encoding DUF1460 domain-containing protein — MSDRNPPFFLPDMEVEGKLVRDYEPAVFRALLEAAPPTLPFPRRVEALCDRLAGSPYRNSPLGGGPDQAEVFTVHLGGFDCVTLFETVTALALSASEPEFLRRLHRLRYRDGRTDYFTRRHYMSQWREENEREGRVAVPPGLPPEREWTREIGVLPAFGTFPVRLGGWPKRCVLRLAPGIRSGDLAFFISSRRRLDYFHTGILRSSGSEIRLFHASRSRGQAVDVPLPDFLGNNRMTGLTLLRPLPFHIT; from the coding sequence ATGAGCGATCGCAATCCACCCTTTTTTCTGCCTGACATGGAGGTCGAGGGAAAACTCGTCCGGGACTACGAGCCGGCCGTTTTCCGGGCGCTCCTGGAAGCCGCCCCCCCCACCCTCCCGTTTCCCCGGCGCGTGGAGGCCCTGTGCGACAGGCTTGCCGGCTCTCCCTACCGGAACTCTCCCCTCGGGGGCGGCCCCGATCAGGCGGAAGTCTTCACCGTTCACCTCGGGGGGTTCGACTGCGTCACCCTGTTCGAAACCGTCACCGCCCTGGCTTTGAGCGCGTCCGAGCCCGAGTTCCTGCGGCGCCTGCACCGTCTGCGCTACCGGGACGGGCGCACCGACTACTTCACCCGGCGGCACTACATGTCCCAGTGGCGGGAGGAGAACGAGCGCGAGGGGCGGGTCGCCGTCCCCCCCGGCCTGCCGCCGGAACGGGAGTGGACGCGGGAGATCGGCGTCCTCCCGGCGTTCGGGACCTTCCCCGTCCGGCTGGGGGGGTGGCCCAAGCGGTGCGTTTTGCGCCTGGCGCCGGGCATCCGGTCCGGAGACCTGGCGTTCTTCATCTCGAGCCGACGCCGGCTCGATTACTTCCACACGGGCATCCTGCGGTCCAGCGGCTCGGAAATCCGGCTGTTTCACGCGTCCCGCAGCCGGGGGCAGGCGGTCGACGTCCCGCTGCCGGACTTCCTCGGCAACAACCGGATGACGGGACTGACCCTCCTGCGCCCCTTACCCTTTCATATCACGTGA